In the genome of Arabidopsis thaliana chromosome 4, partial sequence, the window ATCAGTTCTTTTAGTGGCATGGCCTTGAAAAGGAAAATCCGTTGAAAGGTCGGGATTTGCTTTTGTGTCAAATGTTTGCAATTTATCTGCACCTTGAAGTAGTGACAGTAAGCCTCTTGGTGGCTCGCTGGATGGGAGAACTTCGACTGGTTTGTTATCTGCAACAAAAAGAATGTTAGAACGAAAAAGTTACAATTCTACTAGTATAACAGTAAATGGATTACCTTCTTCAAGAAATAGATGAGCGAACTTGGAGGATTTATTAATGGTCTGAGGGCTTCGtatttcttctactttttcgACATTTTTCTATAAGGATGTGGACAAATGTCAGGTCAAATGAGATTTTTCAAATTCCACAGGGAATATATGATGCATGTACATGGACATGTATAAACATGTGTACCCTATCATTTCCCAAACAAGTCGTTTCCTCAGGACGAAGCATTCAATTTGGTTTATATAACACATGGACAACCATTTGCTTACTAAGAGAAAAGACAAACTATGTAATCCATCATTTTTCATGATCAATACAAAATATAGGAAAAACGCCTCATCTACGACTGGCCAGAGGAAACCACATCAGAAAGAGAGATGTATCATTTGGACCAAAAATGAAGTGCATATCGATAATAGATTTATGAGGATTAAGCAAAAATTGAAGAGCTATCATGTGAGTAGAATTTTAAGTTCCAGGGATACATAACATTAGAAAAAACTCACCTTATTCATATTAGAGGAGTCACCACTATTCAAATTTATAGCCGTGTTGAATATCTTATCCAGAATTGATGGCCCATCTGAATGCTCCAAGCTTTTCTTCTTGCCCAGCGTCATTGTAGCTTTCTCACTTTTTATAGGATACCCCTGAATTTCAGTAGGAGTCGAGATCGAGGAAAgcttttcaaaacttttatccTTATTAACTGTATCTGTAGATATTCCTAGAAGTGAAGAGATATTAACAGCCCGTTCATTTGCATCAGTGGAGGAGACACGAACATCTTCACCTTCTATTAGCATCTCACTTGAACCTATCTTAATTCCCAACGGTTTTCCCCCATTATTAACTGATGTTCCATTCACCACATTAATGCCTTTGGAATTTAAAGGACTCCGCTCATATTGAGAAGTTTCAGTCTGCATATGGTGTGATAACCAGTAAATAATAGGCGCCACCAAAGATACATTCAAACACAGCAtacattcaaacaaaacatttacgaagaaaagataaattaaaacaaaagccACCACACTCAAATTTCAACCCTCACTGATCTGCAGTAAGCGAATGGAAGTGGTAGATAAAGAGACCACAGCCTTGGATCACTTACACCCAATGACGGAGTTATTGAAGGAATTGgctttatttatattttcctAGTTTACTTGATATTCAAGgcaataaaatttatttcctCTATTCCCAAATTCTCTTACTCGGCACGACTTGCCTTCTATAAGatagaataaaaaaagtatGTTCAAAGCTTGTCACTAGTCAGAAGAACTAGGCGTGCGCTTTTCCTTTTGACTTTACTGTCATGAATTGCAGAGAATCATTCTATCAGGATTTGCATAGTTCTTGTAACATATTCCCCTTTCCAACTATTATCATAAAGCCCCtctattttgatatttcttctGGGATTTTGCTATCCTTAAGACTTTAACAATCaatatgcaaacaaaaatgaaaccttCATGGAACACAGATATTAGGTATGGATGAGGGTCTCAGAAAGATAGCGACTTACTTGAGGTTTTTCCCCTTgctttttttccaaaattgtGCTTGCAAAACCAGGAGGTACAAGCGGTCTGGGTGCATTACTTTGAGAAGGCAAAGAGGTGTTACTAGAACCAGGAATTGTTGGAGCGTGATTGACTTCATCACTTCTACTTGGACGCCCTTTATCATCTTTGGACTCCCCAAGAAGTTCAGTAAAATCAAAGTCGTTTTTGCGTAAGTCTGGGTTTGATTTTTGTCTCTCCTGGAATGCTTTTTGATGTTCCTTCCTCAACAACTCAAAAGAAGCTGACAGAGAGTTGAGAATGTCAATTAAAGATTGACACAAAAAGAAACGCATGGATTAACTGAAAGAAGTGCACAAATTGGCAGAGAGCTAAGTTTAGTACAGATCAAAGTCAATAGATCCTCTGtacctcttctttttctttcttcttctgctctaTCTTCACTAGTAGAATCAGAAGAACCAAATGTTTCATCATTGAATGAATCTCTAGCGTCACGTCTAGTGAAAGGTGGCGCCTACAAATGTACATGAGAGATTTATGAATCTATGCCGTTAAATCATTCAAATACACCTCACAAACCAGCTGATGAAACCCAGTAACGTGATGGAGCAGTATTCAAGAATCAATGGTACCAGAGACTATTCAAGATGACTACAGCAGATATTTGGGTACTTAACCTTGTATGGGCGAGGAGGATGGTAAGGTTCATTGGTTCTACTCAGCTGATGTGAGTCATTAGATTGAGGTCTAGGGGCAGATGTTCCCGCACCAAATCCAGAAGGCTTAGGGAAAGAACCTTTCCCAAGAAGTCCATCATGCTCAGGTGCTTGCCAAGACCTCCGAGATGGCATACCAGAACGCCTTCCAGGCTCTCCTAACAAAATACACAGTTCCAAATCAACTATAATACACCCAAATTCCAGAATTTTTCGAAAAGACCTTCTTTTCATGTTCACTAGACAAGCAGACTTCATGCCATTCactttagttaaaaaaaggTGGAAATCTACATTTACGCATATTGAACAGCCAGATGGATAGAGTTGAAATCATAATAATGAACACTTTTTTGCAGAAAGACATAATTCGTAGGAGTATTTTATAGGTCATATATAACAACAAGGTAACTATTCAGAATACTAGTCCACCTTGTTACTGTAGTAACGTCATCATACAGCATGTAAAGAATAGGATACGAGTAAGCTCCGGCTACCTGAGTCCCGGTCTGACTGTGAATCACTATCTTTATCATTCCATCCACCAGAGCGCCCTTCCCATCTTCCATGGGTGCCTCGAGAGTTAGTACCTAATTCCCCCCTGGTGGGAGGCGATGAACTATAGTCATTCCGCCTGAAACCATGCGACGAAAAATCGCCTGAAATTCTTGCTCGCTCGGGTGAAGGATCTTCGAAGTCACTACTCAAATAAAGAGTGTACAAATCAAGACATGTCACTCCAACATGATCAAACACATTTACACAGTTTCTAGAAatccaaactaaaaaaaaaactatcggATAGAGTCTCACAGCAACAGTGCTTCATCAAATTCACCAGGCAGATTTGGCAGCTTCTTGCAAACGTCTTTCTCGCTCAAGGATATAAGAAACTTCCTCGTGTATGTAATTCTTGGTTTCCTGAAAACAATTGCAACTGCAGCTGAGAAATGTACAATAAGCAGCAAAACAGAGACatggattttacaaaaaacagaaaaaacatACTTTTCCGAATCATCATTGGTTTCGACAAGTTGATCCATGGCAAATTGTTGTTCATTTGCTATACTCATCATACAATGCACAAAAATCTTAGCTGATTGAGGCCAAAAAACACCAGTATCTCTTCTTAACGCCTTAATCAAGTAACTCTACAGTAGTTGTCTATAGTAAATACCGTGAAATATGATTCTTCGATATTACAGTAACCACCAATAATATCTCAACTAGCAAAACTTAAACCACGATTCACCACCACGCAACTTCATCAGGATCTAGCTATATGTACAGTGAAAGATTtcagagaagagaaattacAGCTCAAAGCCAAAGAAAACTAGCTCATCCTAAACTCACAAGGCTTTAATCTCTCGTATCGGATTCTCTCAcccaaccaaaataaataaaaacctcAAATCGGgaaaagatgaaaacagaTTATAACATTTCTGCAGTAATCTAAGGTCTTCGACAGCTAGGGTTTTTAGCGCTAATGGGGAATTACATGGATTCCAGAATCCATCAGAAAAggataattagaaagaaaaaaaagtaagagtCGCCGATTCtagaagaacaaaaggagAACGGAGAAAccaattagggtttcgatCTGCAGAAAGATAATTTTGCTGTTGCTGTTTGTTTTGATcgattgatgatgaaaaagagaagatcgAAACCAAGTCTTACAAAGAAGAGCGATTTCTCTCAAAGGGGAAGGTAAAATTGACAAATCCACGCGCTAGCTTTTCACGTTCACTCACGCGCTACATTTTGTATAATCCACAAAACTTTCAATAAATTACAGAAAAACCTTGATAAATTTTTACCATAACAACAAGATCCCtgatattattttcaaattgacTCATAAAGCATTACAAAAGGAGATGGTTTTTCTGAAACATGAAATGGTTGGTTACAGAAGACGATACATACAATAGGCAGCTATGTTCATCAtctctttccttttcctttaGCATCAAAGTGATGAGactttagtttcttcttccgcACTATCGCGCCTGTGCTGCCACCACCTCCTTCCCTGAAAGGCATTCCCATTAGAGCCAATAGTTTCTGTCCTTCTTGATCGCTTTTAGCCGTTGTGCTGATGCATACATCCATTCCTCTCGTTTTTCCAACGGCATCAAACCTAGAGTGTAATAAACCAACCAACCAACATAGAGTTTAGTTGCTCGGTTGTAAACAAAGAGTGGGACTAAAGAGAAACCATGCTTGATCTTGTTGAACCAGCGGATAACAAGTTagtagttttgattttgagggTAGATACAATAGAACTAACCTGATTTCAGGGAATACACCTTGGTCTTTCACACCAATACTGTAGTTTCCGTTCCCATCAAAGCTACTGGGACTCACACCTTGGAAATCTCGAGTTCTCGGAAGGGCTAAGTTGATAAGACGATCCAAGAAGGAGTACATTACCTGTCACAACagtcaaaatcacaaaatgtTAATACATAAATAACTCAAAAGGAAAGTTTGATTAGTCAAGAGAAATATAGCTCACATCTCCTCTGAGAGTGACAGCAATCCCAAGAGGTTGATCTTCCCTGATCTTGAAAGTAGCAATGGAAGCTCTAGCTCGTGTCTTAATAGGTTTCTGCCCTGTGATAAGCGCGATATCCTTCATCGCAGCCTCCAAACCCTTGTCGTTCTGCGCCGCATCTCCAATACCACAATTCACTACAATCTTCTGTACCTTTGGAACCTGGTAGAGAAGATGTCCAAGCAGATATACAACAATGATGAGATTGACAAATTCACATTCACATTTGTAAATGGCACATCCCAACAGCACGATTTTATCAACACAACAATCTTAAATCTAGGCTTCTTCACTACATTTTCTAGAAGAAATCAATTCAAACTTATCATTAAAAGCAAATTAGGTTTAACATTCGCTCAAAAAATTCGAATTCACTGAGAATTAGACTTCAATCAATCGCAACAGAACAAAAACTAGGTTTGAGCTCAGAGGGGAAGGATTTGGGGTTACCTGGTGAATATTAACGTACTTGAACTCTTCTT includes:
- a CDS encoding chorismate synthase (unknown protein; FUNCTIONS IN: molecular_function unknown; INVOLVED IN: biological_process unknown; LOCATED IN: cellular_component unknown; EXPRESSED IN: 24 plant structures; EXPRESSED DURING: 15 growth stages; Has 1797 Blast hits to 1352 proteins in 216 species: Archae - 0; Bacteria - 202; Metazoa - 850; Fungi - 267; Plants - 109; Viruses - 0; Other Eukaryotes - 369 (source: NCBI BLink).), yielding MMSIANEQQFAMDQLVETNDDSEKKPRITYTRKFLISLSEKDVCKKLPNLPGEFDEALLLDFEDPSPERARISGDFSSHGFRRNDYSSSPPTRGELGTNSRGTHGRWEGRSGGWNDKDSDSQSDRDSEPGRRSGMPSRRSWQAPEHDGLLGKGSFPKPSGFGAGTSAPRPQSNDSHQLSRTNEPYHPPRPYKAPPFTRRDARDSFNDETFGSSDSTSEDRAEEERKRRASFELLRKEHQKAFQERQKSNPDLRKNDFDFTELLGESKDDKGRPSRSDEVNHAPTIPGSSNTSLPSQSNAPRPLVPPGFASTILEKKQGEKPQTETSQYERSPLNSKGINVVNGTSVNNGGKPLGIKIGSSEMLIEGEDVRVSSTDANERAVNISSLLGISTDTVNKDKSFEKLSSISTPTEIQGYPIKSEKATMTLGKKKSLEHSDGPSILDKIFNTAINLNSGDSSNMNKKNVEKVEEIRSPQTINKSSKFAHLFLEEDNKPVEVLPSSEPPRGLLSLLQGADKLQTFDTKANPDLSTDFPFQGHATKRTDQLSSTSTTKSVTAVPPVLTCEDLEQSILSEVGDSYHPPPPPVDQDTSVPSVKMTKQRKTSVDDQASQHLLSLLQRSSDPKSQDTQLLSATERRPPPPSMKTTTPPPSVKSTTAGEADPGKSLTLENLFGSAFMNELQSIGEPVSGRAMVSDAPGVPLRSERSIGELSQRNQIRPDGPPGGVLALPEDGNLLAVGGHANPSKYMSFPGSHNQEPEVAFNISDKLAALNSGPRNERPTMGGQDGLFLHQHPQQYVTNPSSHLNGSGPVFHPFDSQHAHVKPQLDFMGPGSTMSQHHDPPPNHRFPPNMIHRPPFHHTPTSGHPEFDRLPPHMMQKMHMQDNLQHHHLMQGFPGSGPQPHHSPHVNNQMPGLIPELNPSQGFPFAHRQPNYGMPPPGSQVNRGEHPASLQTLLGIQQRMDPAKQIPAVGQAGGPNRQGSVGHELDLGFGYR
- a CDS encoding chorismate synthase (unknown protein; FUNCTIONS IN: molecular_function unknown; INVOLVED IN: biological_process unknown; LOCATED IN: cellular_component unknown; EXPRESSED IN: 24 plant structures; EXPRESSED DURING: 15 growth stages; Has 1744 Blast hits to 1308 proteins in 219 species: Archae - 0; Bacteria - 241; Metazoa - 793; Fungi - 253; Plants - 108; Viruses - 0; Other Eukaryotes - 349 (source: NCBI BLink).), with the protein product MMSIANEQQFAMDQLVETNDDSEKKPRITYTRKFLISLSEKDVCKKLPNLPGEFDEALLLDFEDPSPERARISGDFSSHGFRRNDYSSSPPTRGELGTNSRGTHGRWEGRSGGWNDKDSDSQSDRDSGEPGRRSGMPSRRSWQAPEHDGLLGKGSFPKPSGFGAGTSAPRPQSNDSHQLSRTNEPYHPPRPYKAPPFTRRDARDSFNDETFGSSDSTSEDRAEEERKRRASFELLRKEHQKAFQERQKSNPDLRKNDFDFTELLGESKDDKGRPSRSDEVNHAPTIPGSSNTSLPSQSNAPRPLVPPGFASTILEKKQGEKPQTETSQYERSPLNSKGINVVNGTSVNNGGKPLGIKIGSSEMLIEGEDVRVSSTDANERAVNISSLLGISTDTVNKDKSFEKLSSISTPTEIQGYPIKSEKATMTLGKKKSLEHSDGPSILDKIFNTAINLNSGDSSNMNKKNVEKVEEIRSPQTINKSSKFAHLFLEEDNKPVEVLPSSEPPRGLLSLLQGADKLQTFDTKANPDLSTDFPFQGHATKRTDQLSSTSTTKSVTAVPPVLTCEDLEQSILSEVGDSYHPPPPPVDQDTSVPSVKMTKQRKTSVDDQASQHLLSLLQRSSDPKSQDTQLLSATERRPPPPSMKTTTPPPSVKSTTAGEADPGKSLTLENLFGSAFMNELQSIGEPVSGRAMVSDAPGVPLRSERSIGELSQRNQIRPDGPPGGVLALPEDGNLLAVGGHANPSKYMSFPGSHNQEPEVAFNISDKLAALNSGPRNERPTMGGQDGLFLHQHPQQYVTNPSSHLNGSGPVFHPFDSQHAHVKPQLDFMGPGSTMSQHHDPPPNHRFPPNMIHRPPFHHTPTSGHPEFDRLPPHMMQKMHMQDNLQHHHLMQGFPGSGPQPHHSPHVNNQMPGLIPELNPSQGFPFAHRQPNYGMPPPGSQVNRGEHPASLQTLLGIQQRMDPAKQIPAVGQAGGPNRQGSVGHELDLGFGYR
- a CDS encoding Ribosomal L5P family protein (Ribosomal L5P family protein; FUNCTIONS IN: structural constituent of ribosome; INVOLVED IN: translation; LOCATED IN: in 6 components; EXPRESSED IN: 24 plant structures; EXPRESSED DURING: 13 growth stages; CONTAINS InterPro DOMAIN/s: Ribosomal protein L5 (InterPro:IPR002132), Ribosomal protein L5, conserved site (InterPro:IPR020929), Ribosomal protein L5, C-terminal (InterPro:IPR020928), Ribosomal protein L5, N-terminal (InterPro:IPR020927); Has 9219 Blast hits to 9219 proteins in 3016 species: Archae - 312; Bacteria - 5408; Metazoa - 222; Fungi - 280; Plants - 343; Viruses - 0; Other Eukaryotes - 2654 (source: NCBI BLink).) codes for the protein MASPSLLQSSASSFHGRFSPLAAPSSARMLSPPLRNVVKVSASGTVLVEKSEAEKTQRLKTAYLERIIPALKEEFKYVNIHQVPKVQKIVVNCGIGDAAQNDKGLEAAMKDIALITGQKPIKTRARASIATFKIREDQPLGIAVTLRGDVMYSFLDRLINLALPRTRDFQGVSPSSFDGNGNYSIGVKDQGVFPEIRFDAVGKTRGMDVCISTTAKSDQEGQKLLALMGMPFREGGGGSTGAIVRKKKLKSHHFDAKGKGKR